Proteins from one Mycobacterium sp. HUMS_12744610 genomic window:
- the selA gene encoding L-seryl-tRNA(Sec) selenium transferase: MTDPRRRVPRTDALLADPRLAEAERTLGRPLVKSVIAAAQQAAREGEIDPDRVAEHAVAALPGTASGLRPVLNATGVVVHTNLGRAPLSPAALDAVVAAGGATDVEFDLATGRRARRGRSALAALARAVPAAGGVHVVNNNAAALLLTALALAPGREIVISRGEMVEIGDGFRIPDLLASAGARLREVGTTNRTALADYTGAIGTDTGFVLKVHPSNFHVSGFTSAVAVRELAGLGVPLVVDIGSGLLAPHPVLPDEPDATSALRDGADLVTASGDKLLGGPQAGLLFGDAALVERLRRHPAARALRVDKLTLAALEATLVGPPPPVARALTADVAALRARAQRLAARLPGAEVVDCVAAVGGGGAPDMRLPSAGLSLPEPYAAALRAGDPPVVGRVEAGRCLLDLRTVAPDDDELLAAAVRACAPRACSS, translated from the coding sequence ATGACCGACCCGCGCCGGCGGGTGCCCCGCACCGACGCGCTGCTCGCCGATCCCCGCCTCGCCGAAGCCGAGCGGACGCTGGGCCGCCCGCTGGTGAAGTCGGTGATCGCCGCGGCTCAGCAGGCCGCGCGCGAAGGCGAGATCGACCCCGACCGCGTCGCCGAGCACGCCGTGGCCGCGCTGCCGGGCACCGCGTCGGGCCTGCGTCCCGTGCTCAACGCCACCGGCGTCGTCGTGCACACCAACCTGGGCCGGGCGCCGCTGTCGCCGGCCGCGCTGGACGCCGTCGTCGCGGCCGGCGGTGCCACCGACGTCGAGTTCGACCTGGCGACCGGCCGGCGCGCCCGCCGTGGCCGCTCGGCGCTGGCCGCGCTGGCCCGGGCGGTCCCCGCCGCCGGCGGCGTGCACGTCGTCAACAACAACGCGGCCGCGCTGCTGCTCACCGCGCTCGCGCTGGCCCCCGGCCGGGAGATCGTGATCAGCCGCGGCGAGATGGTCGAGATCGGCGACGGATTCCGTATCCCGGACCTGCTGGCCTCGGCCGGTGCGCGGCTCCGCGAGGTCGGCACCACCAACCGCACCGCCCTGGCCGACTACACCGGCGCGATCGGGACCGACACCGGATTCGTGCTCAAGGTGCACCCGTCGAACTTCCACGTCAGCGGGTTCACCTCGGCGGTCGCGGTGCGCGAGCTGGCCGGGCTGGGCGTGCCGCTGGTGGTCGACATCGGCTCCGGGCTCCTGGCGCCGCATCCGGTGCTGCCCGACGAGCCCGACGCCACGTCGGCGCTGCGCGACGGGGCCGACCTGGTCACCGCCAGCGGCGACAAGCTGCTCGGCGGGCCGCAGGCCGGGCTGCTGTTCGGCGACGCCGCGCTGGTCGAGCGGCTGCGCCGCCATCCGGCGGCGCGCGCCCTGCGGGTGGACAAGCTCACCCTCGCCGCGCTGGAGGCCACCCTGGTGGGCCCGCCGCCGCCGGTGGCGCGGGCCCTGACCGCCGACGTCGCCGCGCTGCGCGCGCGTGCGCAGCGGCTCGCCGCGCGGCTGCCGGGCGCCGAGGTGGTCGACTGCGTGGCGGCCGTCGGCGGCGGCGGCGCCCCCGACATGCGGCTGCCCAGCGCCGGGCTGAGCCTCCCGGAGCCCTACGCGGCGGCGCTGCGCGCCGGCGACCCGCCGGTGGTCGGCCGCGTTGAGGCCGGCCGGTGCCTGCTGGATCTGCGCACCGTGGCCCCCGACGACGACGAGCTGCTGGCGGCCGCGGTGCGGGCGTGCGCGCCGCGGGCATGTTCGTCGTAG
- the selD gene encoding selenide, water dikinase SelD, with translation MDAVSYRLTQYAHGGGCACKIPPGELEEVVRGLGVSAPRDPVGELLVGLDSGDDAAVVRIDGDTALIATTDFFTPVVDDAYDWGRIAATNALSDIYAMGGRPVVAVNLLGWPRDVLPFELATETLRGGLDVCTLAGCHLAGGHSVDDPEPKYGLAVTGIGDPKRLLRNDSGRPGTPLSLTKPLGVGVLNARHKATGERFPQAIDAMTTLNAAAAAAALAAGADCATDITGFGLLGHLHKLARASGVTAVIDSTAVPYLEGAREALAAGHVSGGTRRNLEWVAPHVDLSAVSGDEALLLADAQTSGGLLVAAEIPGAPVIGELVARGEHTIVVR, from the coding sequence ATGGACGCCGTGTCCTACCGGTTGACTCAGTACGCCCACGGCGGCGGCTGCGCGTGCAAGATCCCGCCCGGCGAACTTGAGGAGGTGGTCCGGGGGCTGGGGGTCTCGGCGCCGCGCGACCCGGTCGGTGAACTGCTGGTCGGGCTCGACAGCGGCGACGACGCGGCGGTGGTGCGCATCGACGGCGACACGGCGCTGATCGCGACGACGGACTTCTTCACCCCGGTCGTCGACGACGCCTACGACTGGGGCCGGATCGCGGCCACCAACGCGCTGTCGGATATCTACGCGATGGGCGGCCGGCCGGTCGTGGCGGTGAACCTGCTGGGCTGGCCGCGCGACGTGCTGCCCTTCGAGCTGGCGACCGAGACGCTGCGCGGCGGGCTGGACGTGTGCACGCTGGCGGGCTGTCACCTGGCCGGCGGGCACAGCGTCGACGACCCCGAACCCAAGTACGGGCTGGCGGTGACCGGCATAGGGGACCCGAAGCGGTTGCTGCGCAACGACTCCGGCCGACCGGGGACGCCGCTGTCGCTGACCAAGCCGCTGGGGGTCGGTGTCCTGAACGCCCGCCACAAGGCCACCGGGGAGCGCTTCCCGCAGGCCATCGACGCGATGACCACGCTCAACGCCGCCGCCGCGGCGGCGGCGTTGGCGGCGGGCGCCGACTGCGCCACCGACATCACGGGCTTCGGGCTGCTCGGGCACCTGCACAAGCTGGCGCGGGCCAGCGGTGTCACGGCGGTGATCGACTCGACCGCGGTGCCCTACCTGGAGGGCGCGCGGGAGGCGCTGGCCGCGGGCCACGTCAGTGGCGGCACGCGGCGCAACCTCGAGTGGGTGGCCCCGCACGTGGACCTGTCGGCGGTGAGCGGTGACGAGGCGCTGCTGCTCGCCGACGCGCAGACCTCGGGAGGGTTGCTGGTCGCGGCCGAGATCCCCGGGGCGCCCGTCATCGGGGAACTCGTGGCCCGCGGGGAGCACACCATCGTGGTTCGCTGA
- a CDS encoding SelB C-terminal domain-containing protein — protein sequence MFVVATAGHVDHGKSTLVHRLTGMWPDRLAEERRRGLTIDLGFAWTDIGGRRIAFVDVPGHERFVATMLAGVGSVPAVMFVVAATEGWMPQSDEHLAALHALGVRHGLLVISKADLADPTPAVEAARERFAATSLADPPVVLGTDLDRVRAELVALTDRLPVPDPAADVRLWVDRTFSVRGAGTVVTGTLAAGTVRVGDELEHAGRRVTVRGLQCLGEDRPEAGAVARVALNLRGVDRRHIGRGDTVRTPGAWLDTAEVDVALRTAQTLHRELVLHVGSAAVPVHVRPLGAGAARLRLRRPLPLRVSDVGLLRDSGEHRIAAGIEVLDVRPPALRRRGAARARADELATGSVHPPDCARADELRAMGLPARGERIGDWVVDPRWWAQRRADAVAAVRRWAAERDVTAGMPLDALRRQLGLPAAELVSGLLEGTGLTVSDGLVAPPGAGLPARVEEAVRAVEDRLAAEPFRAPEADDLAALKLGARELAAAVRAGRLTRIADGVVLGPDALDRAAGILATLPQPFTVSEARRALGTTRRVAVPLLERLDARRLTRRGGDGTREVV from the coding sequence ATGTTCGTCGTAGCCACCGCCGGGCACGTCGACCACGGCAAGTCGACGCTGGTGCACCGGCTCACCGGCATGTGGCCGGACCGCCTGGCCGAGGAGCGGCGCCGCGGCCTGACCATCGACCTTGGCTTCGCCTGGACCGACATCGGTGGGCGGCGGATCGCGTTCGTCGACGTGCCGGGCCACGAGCGGTTCGTCGCCACGATGCTCGCCGGCGTCGGATCGGTGCCCGCGGTGATGTTCGTGGTCGCGGCCACCGAGGGCTGGATGCCGCAGTCGGATGAACACCTCGCGGCGCTGCACGCCCTCGGCGTCCGCCACGGCCTGCTGGTGATCAGCAAGGCGGATCTGGCCGACCCCACACCGGCCGTCGAGGCGGCCCGGGAGCGGTTCGCGGCCACGTCGCTGGCCGACCCGCCGGTGGTGCTCGGCACCGACCTGGACCGGGTGCGCGCCGAGCTGGTCGCGCTCACCGACCGGCTGCCCGTACCGGATCCCGCCGCCGACGTGCGTCTGTGGGTGGACCGCACCTTCAGCGTCCGCGGCGCGGGCACGGTGGTGACGGGGACGCTCGCGGCCGGCACCGTACGGGTCGGCGACGAACTCGAACACGCCGGGCGGCGCGTCACCGTGCGCGGGCTGCAGTGCCTGGGCGAGGACCGCCCCGAGGCCGGCGCAGTGGCCCGGGTCGCGCTGAACCTGCGCGGTGTGGACCGCCGGCACATCGGCCGCGGCGACACCGTGCGCACCCCCGGGGCGTGGCTGGACACCGCCGAGGTCGACGTCGCGCTGCGAACGGCGCAGACGCTGCACCGCGAGCTGGTCCTGCACGTCGGGTCGGCGGCGGTGCCGGTGCACGTCCGCCCGCTCGGCGCCGGCGCGGCGCGGCTGAGGCTGCGCCGGCCGCTGCCGTTGCGGGTCTCCGACGTCGGGCTGCTGCGCGACTCCGGGGAGCACCGGATCGCCGCGGGGATCGAGGTGCTCGACGTGCGCCCGCCGGCGCTGCGCCGCCGCGGCGCGGCGCGCGCCCGCGCCGACGAGCTGGCGACCGGTAGCGTCCACCCGCCCGACTGCGCCCGGGCGGACGAGCTGCGCGCGATGGGTCTGCCCGCGCGCGGCGAGCGGATCGGCGACTGGGTGGTGGACCCGCGGTGGTGGGCGCAGCGGCGCGCGGACGCGGTGGCGGCGGTGCGGCGCTGGGCCGCCGAGCGCGACGTCACGGCCGGCATGCCGCTGGACGCGCTGCGCCGCCAGCTCGGGCTGCCCGCCGCCGAGCTGGTGTCCGGGCTGCTCGAGGGCACCGGCCTGACGGTGTCCGACGGCCTGGTCGCACCGCCCGGCGCCGGCCTGCCGGCCCGCGTCGAGGAGGCCGTGCGCGCCGTCGAGGACCGGCTGGCCGCCGAACCGTTCCGCGCCCCGGAGGCCGACGACCTGGCCGCACTCAAGCTGGGCGCCCGCGAGCTGGCCGCGGCGGTGCGCGCCGGGCGGCTGACCCGCATCGCCGACGGGGTGGTGCTGGGTCCGGACGCGCTCGACCGCGCGGCCGGGATCCTGGCGACGCTGCCGCAGCCGTTCACCGTGAGCGAGGCCCGGCGCGCTCTGGGCACTACGCGCCG